A stretch of the Paramormyrops kingsleyae isolate MSU_618 chromosome 16, PKINGS_0.4, whole genome shotgun sequence genome encodes the following:
- the chn1 gene encoding N-chimaerin isoform X2: MAQHVFDNDEYRPPVWKSYLYQLQQEAPHPRRVTCTSEVENRPKYYGREYHGMISREEADQLLSAAEGSYLIRESQRQPGTYTLALRFGNQTKNFRLYHDGKHFVGEKRFESIHDLVTDGLITLYVETKAAEYIAKMTINPIYEHVGYTTLNCEPALKRHTPVLQDTPDERDSVDGREEAGPEDRLTSLVRRATLKENDRAPKYEKVHNFKVHTFRGPHWCEYCANFMWGLIAQGVKCADCGLNVHKQCSKMVPNDCKPDLKHVKKVYSCDLTTLVKAHNAKRPMVVDMCIREIESRGLKSEGLYRVSGFSDLIEDVKLTFDRDGEKADISVNVYEDINIITGALKLYFRDLPIPVITYDAYPRFIEAAKLTDPDERLEALHEALKLLPPAHCETLRYLMAHLKRVTQYEKDNLMNAENLGIVFGPTLMRAPDLDAMTALNDIRYQRQVVESLIKNEDILF, encoded by the exons ATGGCTCAACATGTTTTCG ATAACGATGAATACAGGCCACCAGTGTGGAAATCCTACT TGTACCAgctccagcaggaggcgccgcACCCGCGACGTGTCACCTGCACCAGTGAG GTGGAAAATCGTCCCAAGTACTATGGAAGAGA GTACCACGGCATGATCTCCCGAGAAGAAGCTGACCAATTGTTGAGTGCTGCGGAGGGCAGCTACCTCATCAGGGAGAGCCAGCGGCAGCCCGGCACCTACACATTAGCCTTAAG ATTCGGGAACCAGACCAAGAACTTCCGCCTCTACCATGACGGCAAGCACTTTGTGGGGGAAAAGCGCTTCGAGTCCATCCACGACCTGGTGACGGACGGCCTGATCACGCTCTATGTGGAGACCAAGGCAGCGGAGTACATCGCCAAGATGACTATCAACCCCATCTATGAGCACGTGGGCTACACCACCCTCAACTGCGAGCCGGCCCTCAAGCGGCACACACCTGTCCTCCAAGACACCCCCGATGAGCGGGACAGCGTAGATGGCCGAGAAGAGGCGGGTCCAGAGGACAGG CTGACCTCACTGGTGCGGCGAGCCACGCTGAAGGAGAACGACCGCGCGCCCAAGTACGAGAAAGTGCACAACTTCAAG gtccaCACATTCCGGGGGCCACACTGGTGTGAATACTGTGCCAACTTCATGTGGGGCCTGATTGCTCAGGGAGTCAAATGTGCAG actgcgGTTTGAATGTTCACAAGCAGTGCTCCAAAATGGTCCCAAACGACTGCAAGCCGGACCTGAAACATGTGAAGAAGGTGTACAGCTGTGACCTCACGACGCTGGTGAAGGCCCACAATGCCAAGCGGCCAATGGTGGTGGACATGTGCATACGAGAGATCGAGTCCCGGG GTCTGAAGTCCGAAGGCCTGTACAGAGTGTCAGGGTTCAGTGACTTAATCGAAGATGTTAAGCTGACCTTTGATAGAG ATGGAGAAAAGGCGGACATCTCTGTGAATGTTTATGAAGATATTAATATCATCACCGGTGCACTTAAACTGTACTTTAGGGATTTACCCATCCCCGTCATCACGTACGACGCTTACCCCAGATTCATCGAAGCTGCAA AGCTCACGGACCCGGATGAGCGGCTGGAGGCCCTGCACGAGGCGCTGAAGCTGCTACCGCCCGCTCACTGTGAAACGCTGAGGTATCTCATGGCCCACCTGAAGAG GGTGACGCAGTACGAGAAAGACAACCTGATGAATGCAGAGAACCTGGGAATCGTGTTCGGGCCCACGCTGATGCGAGCGCCCGACCTGGACGCCATGACGGCCCTGAACGACATCCGGTACCAGCGTCAGGTGGTGGAGTCGCTCATCAAAAATGAGGACATCTTGTTCTGA
- the chn1 gene encoding N-chimaerin isoform X1, with the protein MDEIKQQMEKDSNSFLIYYNDEYRPPVWKSYLYQLQQEAPHPRRVTCTSEVENRPKYYGREYHGMISREEADQLLSAAEGSYLIRESQRQPGTYTLALRFGNQTKNFRLYHDGKHFVGEKRFESIHDLVTDGLITLYVETKAAEYIAKMTINPIYEHVGYTTLNCEPALKRHTPVLQDTPDERDSVDGREEAGPEDRLTSLVRRATLKENDRAPKYEKVHNFKVHTFRGPHWCEYCANFMWGLIAQGVKCADCGLNVHKQCSKMVPNDCKPDLKHVKKVYSCDLTTLVKAHNAKRPMVVDMCIREIESRGLKSEGLYRVSGFSDLIEDVKLTFDRDGEKADISVNVYEDINIITGALKLYFRDLPIPVITYDAYPRFIEAAKLTDPDERLEALHEALKLLPPAHCETLRYLMAHLKRVTQYEKDNLMNAENLGIVFGPTLMRAPDLDAMTALNDIRYQRQVVESLIKNEDILF; encoded by the exons ATGGATGAAATTAAGCAACAGATGGAGAAAGATAGCAACAGTTTTCTGATATACT ATAACGATGAATACAGGCCACCAGTGTGGAAATCCTACT TGTACCAgctccagcaggaggcgccgcACCCGCGACGTGTCACCTGCACCAGTGAG GTGGAAAATCGTCCCAAGTACTATGGAAGAGA GTACCACGGCATGATCTCCCGAGAAGAAGCTGACCAATTGTTGAGTGCTGCGGAGGGCAGCTACCTCATCAGGGAGAGCCAGCGGCAGCCCGGCACCTACACATTAGCCTTAAG ATTCGGGAACCAGACCAAGAACTTCCGCCTCTACCATGACGGCAAGCACTTTGTGGGGGAAAAGCGCTTCGAGTCCATCCACGACCTGGTGACGGACGGCCTGATCACGCTCTATGTGGAGACCAAGGCAGCGGAGTACATCGCCAAGATGACTATCAACCCCATCTATGAGCACGTGGGCTACACCACCCTCAACTGCGAGCCGGCCCTCAAGCGGCACACACCTGTCCTCCAAGACACCCCCGATGAGCGGGACAGCGTAGATGGCCGAGAAGAGGCGGGTCCAGAGGACAGG CTGACCTCACTGGTGCGGCGAGCCACGCTGAAGGAGAACGACCGCGCGCCCAAGTACGAGAAAGTGCACAACTTCAAG gtccaCACATTCCGGGGGCCACACTGGTGTGAATACTGTGCCAACTTCATGTGGGGCCTGATTGCTCAGGGAGTCAAATGTGCAG actgcgGTTTGAATGTTCACAAGCAGTGCTCCAAAATGGTCCCAAACGACTGCAAGCCGGACCTGAAACATGTGAAGAAGGTGTACAGCTGTGACCTCACGACGCTGGTGAAGGCCCACAATGCCAAGCGGCCAATGGTGGTGGACATGTGCATACGAGAGATCGAGTCCCGGG GTCTGAAGTCCGAAGGCCTGTACAGAGTGTCAGGGTTCAGTGACTTAATCGAAGATGTTAAGCTGACCTTTGATAGAG ATGGAGAAAAGGCGGACATCTCTGTGAATGTTTATGAAGATATTAATATCATCACCGGTGCACTTAAACTGTACTTTAGGGATTTACCCATCCCCGTCATCACGTACGACGCTTACCCCAGATTCATCGAAGCTGCAA AGCTCACGGACCCGGATGAGCGGCTGGAGGCCCTGCACGAGGCGCTGAAGCTGCTACCGCCCGCTCACTGTGAAACGCTGAGGTATCTCATGGCCCACCTGAAGAG GGTGACGCAGTACGAGAAAGACAACCTGATGAATGCAGAGAACCTGGGAATCGTGTTCGGGCCCACGCTGATGCGAGCGCCCGACCTGGACGCCATGACGGCCCTGAACGACATCCGGTACCAGCGTCAGGTGGTGGAGTCGCTCATCAAAAATGAGGACATCTTGTTCTGA